A stretch of Desulfobacter hydrogenophilus DNA encodes these proteins:
- a CDS encoding rubredoxin, whose protein sequence is MDKYECGPNGYVYDDAPGCDGSPGASRPCDYVYDPAQGDPHNGIDPGTAFEDLPEDWICPVCGEPKSEFKKEA, encoded by the coding sequence ATGGATAAATATGAATGCGGCCCCAATGGCTACGTGTATGACGATGCCCCAGGATGTGATGGAAGCCCGGGAGCATCCCGGCCCTGTGATTATGTGTATGACCCGGCACAAGGCGATCCCCACAACGGCATTGATCCCGGCACTGCCTTTGAAGACCTTCCCGAAGACTGGATCTGTCCTGTATGCGGCGAACCCAAAAGCGAATTTAAAAAAGAAGCGTAA
- the cydB gene encoding cytochrome d ubiquinol oxidase subunit II, with protein sequence MELQSIWFFLWGLLWAIFFLTDGFDFGIGILYPFAGKTDRDKRVMLNAKGPLWDGNEVWLVTAGGVTFAAFPKVYATMFSSLYTPLMLILFALIFRGVAMHFRGKIESPGWKKTWDTLIFLGSFLPALLFGVAFANIFAGIPFDNQGLYHGNTLKLLTPYGLLGGILFVLMFMLHGANWMTIKATGELQDRFARIAAKTWMVLVPVAVVFLIASYFATSLYDNYIKSPALFLVIVIAVAALLCARYFNAKQAWFKAWFASALTIMGCIFFGICGLFPALFPSSMDPAWDLTAFNASSSPLTLKIMLGVVSISIPIVIAYQSWSYNLFKDPISDEDLDMDEAY encoded by the coding sequence ATGGAACTTCAATCAATATGGTTTTTTCTATGGGGACTTCTTTGGGCGATATTTTTCCTGACAGACGGATTTGATTTCGGCATCGGCATCCTCTATCCGTTTGCCGGAAAAACAGACCGGGACAAACGAGTCATGCTCAATGCCAAAGGACCTTTATGGGACGGCAATGAAGTGTGGCTGGTCACGGCCGGCGGCGTTACCTTTGCAGCCTTCCCTAAAGTCTACGCCACCATGTTTTCATCCCTTTATACCCCGTTGATGCTCATTTTATTTGCATTGATATTCAGGGGCGTAGCCATGCACTTCAGAGGTAAAATTGAAAGCCCTGGCTGGAAAAAAACATGGGATACCCTGATTTTTCTGGGCTCTTTTCTGCCGGCCCTCTTGTTCGGGGTGGCTTTTGCCAATATTTTCGCAGGCATTCCCTTTGATAACCAGGGACTGTACCACGGTAACACCTTAAAGCTGCTTACCCCTTATGGCCTTTTAGGCGGCATATTGTTTGTTCTGATGTTTATGCTTCATGGGGCAAACTGGATGACCATCAAGGCCACAGGGGAACTGCAGGATCGCTTTGCCCGAATTGCTGCCAAAACATGGATGGTACTTGTGCCTGTGGCCGTGGTTTTTCTGATTGCCTCCTATTTTGCCACCAGTCTTTATGACAACTACATCAAGTCACCAGCCCTGTTCTTAGTTATTGTCATTGCTGTAGCGGCACTGTTATGTGCACGGTACTTCAACGCAAAGCAAGCATGGTTCAAAGCCTGGTTTGCATCGGCCCTGACGATCATGGGATGCATTTTTTTCGGTATCTGTGGCCTGTTTCCAGCCTTATTCCCCTCGAGTATGGACCCGGCCTGGGACCTGACTGCATTTAATGCATCATCAAGCCCCCTAACCCTTAAAATCATGCTGGGCGTTGTTTCAATTTCTATTCCCATTGTTATTGCATACCAGTCCTGGTCTTATAATTTGTTCAAGGATCCTATTTCCGACGAAGACCTGGACATGGACGAAGCTTATTAA
- a CDS encoding desulfoferrodoxin, with amino-acid sequence MAEKMGIYKCQKCGNIIQVLHGEQPPATCCGKPMDRLVANTIDAAKEKHVPVVEKIEGGYKVSVGSVAHPMTKEHWIEWIELVSCNGAYVQRMMMAPDAAPEAVFKCDEDKVEAMAYCNLHGLWKS; translated from the coding sequence ATGGCTGAAAAAATGGGAATTTATAAGTGTCAAAAATGCGGCAACATTATTCAGGTTCTTCATGGAGAACAACCGCCGGCAACCTGCTGCGGAAAGCCCATGGATCGCCTGGTGGCTAATACGATTGATGCCGCTAAAGAAAAGCATGTCCCCGTAGTAGAAAAAATAGAAGGTGGATACAAAGTGTCTGTGGGCAGCGTTGCTCATCCCATGACAAAAGAGCATTGGATAGAATGGATTGAACTTGTATCCTGTAACGGTGCATATGTTCAGCGTATGATGATGGCCCCAGATGCGGCACCCGAAGCGGTTTTTAAATGTGACGAGGACAAGGTTGAGGCCATGGCCTACTGCAATCTCCACGGACTGTGGAAATCTTAA
- the rd gene encoding rubredoxin: MDKYVCGPCGYVYDPAEGDADGGIDPGTAFKDLPEDWVCPVCGAAKDEFEKE; this comes from the coding sequence ATGGACAAATATGTATGCGGCCCCTGTGGTTATGTGTATGACCCGGCAGAAGGTGATGCTGACGGCGGTATTGATCCCGGCACTGCCTTTAAAGATCTGCCCGAAGACTGGGTCTGCCCTGTATGCGGCGCAGCCAAAGACGAATTTGAAAAAGAATAA
- the mtnP gene encoding S-methyl-5'-thioadenosine phosphorylase gives MIRVGIIGGSGLDDPDIIENCEKIEMDTPYGPPSSDIMAGLINDTQVLSLARHGRNHQYSPTQVNNRANIDALKQAGATHILATTACGSLNPEIDRGHFVILDQFIDFTRFRKNTFADSFEQGAVHTAMAYPFDESLRNVLYRSAIDMGLNAHDKGCVVTIEGPRFSTVAESKMFRVWGADVINMSTAPEAMLANEAGIPYAAVAMATDYDCWKQDEAPVTWDEILSVFKKNADNVKQLFIKAISQITAMADPV, from the coding sequence ATGATACGGGTCGGGATTATTGGCGGGTCAGGACTGGATGATCCTGATATTATAGAAAATTGTGAAAAAATTGAGATGGATACGCCCTATGGTCCGCCTTCATCAGATATTATGGCCGGTCTGATCAACGATACCCAGGTATTGAGTCTGGCAAGACACGGCCGCAATCACCAATACAGCCCCACCCAGGTGAACAACCGGGCAAACATAGATGCCCTGAAACAGGCCGGTGCCACTCATATCCTTGCCACGACCGCCTGTGGCAGCCTGAATCCGGAAATCGACCGGGGCCATTTTGTGATCCTGGATCAGTTCATTGATTTTACCCGGTTTCGCAAAAATACCTTTGCCGATTCTTTTGAACAAGGTGCGGTTCACACGGCCATGGCTTATCCCTTTGATGAGTCCCTACGCAATGTGCTGTACAGATCTGCCATAGATATGGGACTGAATGCCCATGACAAAGGATGCGTGGTGACCATTGAAGGCCCTCGGTTTTCAACCGTGGCTGAATCCAAAATGTTCAGGGTGTGGGGCGCGGATGTCATCAATATGTCCACGGCCCCAGAGGCCATGCTGGCCAATGAGGCGGGCATCCCTTATGCCGCCGTGGCCATGGCCACCGATTATGACTGTTGGAAACAGGATGAAGCCCCGGTTACCTGGGATGAAATTTTATCGGTGTTCAAAAAAAATGCCGATAATGTCAAACAATTGTTCATCAAGGCGATTTCACAAATAACGGCCATGGCTGACCCGGTCTAG
- a CDS encoding ferredoxin-thioredoxin reductase catalytic domain-containing protein, with protein MNLEQLYDTLKKSQEKKGAYFNKDKDLVFELLESLQLNKERYGYMACPCRLASGDREHDKDIICPCVYREPDMEEFGTCYCGLYVSEKVKKLEMVPEYVPERRPAEKIV; from the coding sequence ATGAACTTAGAACAGCTTTATGACACATTGAAAAAATCACAGGAAAAAAAAGGAGCTTATTTTAACAAGGATAAGGACCTGGTATTTGAATTGCTGGAAAGCCTGCAGCTCAACAAAGAAAGATACGGCTACATGGCCTGTCCCTGCCGCCTGGCCAGCGGAGACCGGGAGCACGACAAGGACATTATCTGTCCCTGCGTGTACCGAGAACCGGATATGGAGGAATTTGGGACCTGTTATTGCGGGCTTTATGTATCGGAAAAGGTAAAAAAACTTGAGATGGTACCTGAGTATGTCCCTGAAAGAAGACCTGCAGAAAAAATAGTATAA
- the recC gene encoding exodeoxyribonuclease V subunit gamma, whose translation MLNLIKSNRMENLAQALCTVIGKGPGNPITCEFIGIQSRGMKQWLSQVIARHFGICANVRFMFPRQMLEYIRENSCESQGAGLTELGLLNRDMMAWAVLDALMTKGTEPDRSDKSLWGPETYLEHDDTGIKAMALSRRIAIVLDDYQVYRPDMLAAWGRGEDQEFEDPHALWQASLWQGLTQKGMSLPDQMQACVAALESGAVNAMALPRRISLFGISAIPPFFLDLFNRLGRNMDVFLFLLTPTYQFFFDLPSPQQQEKAALKNKAFSELPEEGNPLLGALGQSSRETQGLLENFDYDEPMGDLFADPVEKYTHDQGVAGVLRVIQSDILNLVWRGRGRAATPMAVSPGDNSLAVHACHSPMREAQVLKDLILDAFNHDPDLCPHDVVVMMPDIEAYAPFLEAVFSQSPRLPFTVSDRRRRSESLTLSAFLNILDIKETRFEKSKIMGLLSSPVIADKFGLTMGDQDLVSALFDTAGILWGKDGAHRQKILGRPYEHNSWTFGLNRLMAGFALPEASTVFVNNVLPCDGVEGLEGEILGKCTHFIHSLFKAMELMDSPGTVQEWATRFRTIISDMLAKDLGNDGDMAVLLNALDDMEKEAGQAKFERQISFAAVRLALTAKLDVNISQGSFLSGGITFCNLMPMRSIPFKLVCLMGMDAQSFPRTGSSPGFDLIRQNPRLGDKQDRLEDCELFLEALLCARLRLIITYTGMRISDNSPVPVASPVAELIDTVENSFVFPQGFQWQFTHPLHPFSPVYFSNTSAPGYFSYSNAQCRICSSRSTRNNGHGDSVRTPCFYFRDPDGDTALQKQASEEIPMIALADLIAFFRHPVKHYVTGILGVIYPEPGQMTDEREPFRLSGLSLYQLGSLAVENRKKLDLYPIVKAQGCLPFGKKGEQEWARINDLAEPVKHLAQKELPDGDPRTLDLCLQTDSCCITGRVTNVYDQGRAVAGFGKLNPSRLLIQWIMHLAYSCVEDHPGTTVMVGQDPKGRKPAVKFEFSAIEEKTRAQALLLDLAGDYLAGRVRAFPFFADLCFQLVLDLSSRDYDLSAPSLAKALNKCAGLWRNNFSSTGESFNRYTTLVFGQDNPFSDSLALEHSGVLDAGLAVYRPMLEHLIS comes from the coding sequence ATGCTCAATCTGATCAAAAGCAACCGCATGGAAAATTTGGCTCAAGCCCTTTGCACCGTGATCGGCAAGGGCCCTGGCAATCCCATAACATGCGAATTCATCGGTATCCAGTCCCGGGGCATGAAACAATGGCTCTCCCAGGTGATCGCCCGTCACTTCGGGATATGCGCCAATGTGCGTTTTATGTTTCCCCGGCAGATGCTTGAATATATCCGGGAGAACAGTTGCGAAAGCCAGGGAGCAGGCCTTACAGAATTGGGTTTGTTGAACCGGGACATGATGGCTTGGGCTGTTCTGGACGCATTGATGACCAAGGGAACGGAACCGGACCGGTCAGACAAGAGCCTTTGGGGGCCTGAAACATACCTTGAACATGACGACACCGGTATCAAGGCCATGGCCTTAAGCCGCAGGATCGCAATTGTTCTGGATGATTACCAGGTATATCGTCCGGATATGCTTGCGGCCTGGGGCAGGGGAGAAGACCAAGAATTCGAAGATCCCCATGCCTTGTGGCAGGCTTCTTTGTGGCAGGGCTTGACCCAAAAAGGCATGTCCCTGCCCGACCAGATGCAGGCCTGTGTTGCTGCACTTGAATCCGGTGCCGTCAATGCAATGGCTTTACCCCGGCGCATATCCCTTTTCGGGATCTCTGCCATACCCCCGTTTTTTTTAGATCTTTTTAATCGGTTGGGACGGAACATGGATGTTTTTCTGTTTCTGCTCACGCCAACCTATCAGTTCTTTTTTGATCTGCCTTCGCCCCAGCAACAGGAAAAGGCAGCATTGAAAAATAAGGCCTTTTCAGAGCTGCCGGAAGAGGGAAATCCCTTGCTTGGTGCCCTGGGCCAGAGCAGTCGCGAGACCCAGGGACTTCTGGAAAATTTTGACTATGACGAGCCCATGGGCGACCTGTTTGCCGATCCGGTTGAAAAGTATACCCATGACCAGGGTGTTGCCGGCGTGCTTCGGGTGATCCAGTCCGATATTCTGAACCTTGTCTGGCGGGGCAGGGGCAGGGCGGCCACCCCCATGGCCGTTTCTCCCGGCGATAATTCCCTGGCCGTTCATGCCTGCCACTCCCCCATGCGCGAAGCCCAGGTGCTGAAGGATTTGATCCTGGATGCCTTCAACCATGATCCCGATCTTTGCCCCCATGATGTGGTGGTGATGATGCCTGACATTGAGGCCTATGCCCCTTTTTTGGAGGCCGTATTCTCCCAGTCGCCCAGATTACCCTTTACCGTGTCGGACCGCCGCCGTCGTTCTGAATCCTTAACCCTTTCGGCTTTTTTAAATATCCTTGACATAAAAGAGACACGTTTTGAAAAATCAAAGATCATGGGACTTTTATCCAGCCCTGTCATTGCAGATAAATTTGGCCTGACCATGGGAGACCAGGATCTTGTTTCTGCCCTGTTTGACACTGCCGGAATTTTGTGGGGCAAGGACGGTGCCCATCGCCAAAAGATTTTGGGCCGGCCCTATGAACACAACTCCTGGACCTTTGGTCTGAATCGGCTCATGGCAGGCTTTGCTCTGCCCGAAGCAAGCACCGTGTTTGTCAATAATGTGCTTCCCTGTGACGGGGTTGAAGGGCTTGAAGGGGAGATTTTAGGAAAATGCACTCATTTTATTCATTCTTTGTTCAAGGCCATGGAACTGATGGATTCCCCCGGTACGGTTCAGGAGTGGGCCACCCGGTTCCGGACCATCATTTCGGACATGCTGGCAAAGGATCTTGGTAATGACGGGGATATGGCTGTGCTGCTCAATGCCCTGGATGATATGGAAAAAGAGGCTGGTCAGGCCAAATTTGAAAGACAGATCTCTTTTGCCGCCGTTCGCCTGGCCCTGACGGCCAAGCTTGATGTGAATATTTCCCAGGGCAGTTTCCTTTCCGGGGGGATCACGTTCTGTAATCTTATGCCCATGCGCAGCATTCCGTTCAAGCTTGTCTGCCTGATGGGAATGGATGCCCAAAGTTTTCCCAGGACAGGCAGTTCCCCCGGTTTTGACCTGATTCGTCAAAATCCCAGGCTCGGGGACAAGCAGGACCGCCTGGAGGATTGTGAACTTTTTCTGGAGGCGTTGCTGTGCGCACGTCTTCGGCTCATCATTACCTATACCGGCATGCGTATCAGTGACAACTCTCCTGTTCCCGTTGCTTCCCCTGTGGCGGAACTGATTGATACCGTTGAAAACAGCTTTGTCTTTCCCCAGGGATTTCAATGGCAGTTTACCCATCCGTTGCACCCGTTCAGTCCGGTTTATTTTTCAAATACCAGTGCGCCGGGTTATTTTTCCTATTCAAATGCCCAGTGTCGGATCTGCAGCAGCCGGAGTACCCGAAACAATGGACATGGAGATAGCGTCAGGACACCTTGTTTTTACTTCCGGGACCCGGACGGTGACACGGCCCTGCAAAAACAGGCGTCAGAAGAGATACCAATGATTGCACTTGCCGATCTCATTGCGTTTTTCAGACATCCTGTCAAACATTATGTCACCGGTATCCTGGGCGTGATCTATCCGGAACCGGGGCAGATGACCGATGAACGTGAGCCCTTCAGGTTGTCCGGACTGTCCCTTTACCAGCTGGGTTCCCTGGCGGTTGAAAATCGTAAGAAACTTGATCTTTACCCCATAGTAAAAGCCCAAGGCTGCCTGCCCTTTGGAAAAAAAGGAGAACAGGAATGGGCCAGAATCAATGATCTGGCAGAACCGGTAAAACATCTGGCCCAAAAGGAACTCCCTGATGGGGACCCACGCACACTTGACTTGTGTTTACAAACAGATTCCTGCTGCATCACAGGCCGGGTGACTAATGTGTATGACCAGGGCCGGGCCGTGGCAGGTTTTGGCAAACTGAATCCGTCCCGTCTGCTGATCCAGTGGATCATGCACCTGGCGTATTCGTGTGTTGAAGACCACCCCGGAACCACCGTAATGGTGGGGCAGGACCCCAAGGGCCGCAAGCCTGCGGTGAAATTTGAATTTTCCGCTATTGAAGAAAAGACCCGGGCCCAGGCGTTGCTCCTGGACCTGGCCGGAGATTACCTGGCCGGAAGGGTAAGGGCTTTTCCCTTTTTTGCCGATCTTTGTTTCCAGCTGGTTTTGGATCTATCCTCACGGGACTATGACTTGTCAGCACCGTCCCTGGCAAAGGCCTTAAATAAATGTGCCGGTTTGTGGCGCAACAATTTTAGTTCAACCGGGGAAAGTTTTAATCGCTACACAACCCTTGTTTTCGGGCAGGACAACCCGTTTTCAGATTCGTTGGCCCTTGAACATTCCGGGGTGCTGGATGCAGGCCTTGCCGTGTACAGGCCCATGCTGGAGCATTTAATATCATGA
- a CDS encoding thioredoxin family protein: MRKESILVGILVVMVLGGIYLYNRSASDLGIQVPQLNIEPRVAEHQTPQSSSTAASNDISWNDYTPGMALAGEEGKNIFLYFHASWCGYCTKLKKETFTDDRIKAYLNDHFVSIGVDTEKREKLARQWGVRGLPTLWFLEPDGTKINSLPGFANADQLLSILQYIHTQSYKNMSYQEYVQQKKS; this comes from the coding sequence ATGAGAAAAGAAAGTATATTGGTGGGGATACTGGTGGTGATGGTGTTGGGTGGGATCTATTTATACAACCGATCTGCATCAGATTTGGGCATCCAGGTACCTCAGTTAAACATTGAGCCGCGTGTTGCAGAACATCAAACCCCGCAAAGTTCATCCACAGCGGCATCAAACGATATTTCCTGGAATGATTACACCCCGGGTATGGCACTGGCCGGGGAAGAGGGTAAAAACATTTTTCTTTATTTCCATGCGTCCTGGTGCGGATACTGTACTAAATTAAAAAAGGAAACCTTCACGGATGACCGGATTAAAGCCTACCTGAACGACCATTTTGTCAGCATTGGCGTGGATACGGAAAAACGTGAAAAGCTGGCCCGGCAATGGGGGGTTCGGGGGCTTCCAACCCTGTGGTTCCTGGAACCTGACGGAACAAAAATCAATAGTCTGCCTGGATTTGCTAATGCGGATCAGCTGCTTTCGATCTTGCAATATATTCACACCCAAAGTTACAAAAATATGAGTTACCAGGAATATGTCCAACAAAAAAAATCTTGA
- a CDS encoding glutaredoxin family protein, which produces MDNCDCIPKLYALSTCSHCRATKKLLDKYNIKYDYIQVDDFKGDEREAIIKAIKILNPRCSFPTIEINKETVIVGNKQNDIKKALGIDK; this is translated from the coding sequence ATGGACAATTGTGATTGTATCCCCAAGCTATACGCATTAAGCACCTGTAGCCATTGCAGGGCTACCAAAAAACTGTTAGATAAATATAATATTAAATATGATTACATACAGGTTGACGATTTTAAGGGAGATGAACGCGAGGCAATTATCAAGGCGATCAAAATATTGAACCCAAGGTGCTCTTTCCCCACGATTGAAATCAATAAAGAGACCGTAATTGTTGGAAATAAGCAAAATGATATTAAAAAAGCATTGGGAATAGACAAATGA
- a CDS encoding adenine phosphoribosyltransferase — protein MDLKQNIRSIPDWPIKGVVFRDLTTLMQNPEAFRLSCDILYDRYKDKNLDKMVGIDARGFVFGAVVAYRLGIGFVPVRKKGKLPHKTIQQSYTLEYGEDTLEMHEDAVSPGEKVVIVDDLIATGGTVGATVKLVKQLGADLLECAFVVELPDLKGRDQIPDCPVFSITEFQGE, from the coding sequence ATGGATTTAAAGCAGAACATCAGAAGTATTCCGGATTGGCCTATCAAAGGCGTTGTTTTCAGGGACTTGACCACATTGATGCAAAACCCCGAAGCATTTAGACTTTCTTGTGATATTCTCTACGACCGCTACAAAGACAAGAATCTTGACAAGATGGTCGGTATTGATGCCCGAGGCTTTGTATTTGGTGCTGTGGTGGCCTATCGCCTTGGTATTGGTTTTGTCCCCGTGCGCAAGAAAGGAAAACTGCCCCATAAGACCATTCAGCAGAGCTACACCCTTGAATATGGAGAAGATACCCTTGAAATGCATGAGGATGCCGTTTCTCCCGGCGAAAAAGTGGTCATTGTAGACGATCTCATTGCCACCGGCGGCACTGTGGGTGCCACGGTGAAGCTGGTAAAGCAGCTTGGGGCTGATCTGCTGGAATGCGCCTTTGTTGTGGAACTGCCTGATCTTAAGGGCCGGGATCAGATTCCGGATTGCCCTGTGTTTAGTATCACTGAGTTTCAAGGAGAATAA
- a CDS encoding DHH family phosphoesterase: protein MISNRERIKLFLSHFSGTSKVLVVINADPDAIASAMAVKRILWRRVSEVVITYFNRITRPDNLAMIEYTEAGIVPMANVDRSLFDKFVVVDSQPNHNENFSGIEYNAIIDHHPISCSDGAFVDIRPDYGACSTMFTEYLRSLKIKPSAKLASALMLGIKTDTADFTRQASSKDIRAFQFLYKYANMNIVTKVERAHMTESDLDFLGNAIRHRIVQDNRAFYHAGTMSKPDELVVAADFFLSIAGVNWSVVSGVVDKTLIVILRNDGLRKGAGKTAQEAFAKFGSAGGHKTMARAELDISLIRKEIKRVNQKALTQWVVERITQTAGKKIE from the coding sequence ATGATCAGTAACCGAGAAAGAATTAAACTGTTTTTGTCACATTTTTCAGGGACATCCAAGGTGCTTGTAGTCATCAATGCAGACCCTGATGCCATTGCGTCTGCCATGGCTGTGAAGCGTATTTTGTGGCGGCGGGTCAGTGAGGTTGTGATTACCTATTTTAATCGGATCACCCGGCCGGACAATTTGGCCATGATTGAGTATACTGAAGCCGGAATCGTCCCCATGGCTAATGTGGACAGATCGTTGTTTGACAAATTTGTGGTGGTGGATTCCCAGCCCAACCATAATGAAAATTTTTCCGGTATTGAATATAACGCCATCATTGATCACCATCCAATATCCTGCAGTGATGGTGCTTTTGTGGATATACGACCGGATTACGGGGCCTGTTCAACCATGTTCACCGAATATCTGCGCAGCCTGAAGATAAAGCCGTCGGCTAAACTGGCTTCGGCTCTGATGCTGGGGATAAAAACGGATACGGCCGATTTTACTCGTCAGGCATCGTCCAAAGATATTAGGGCTTTTCAGTTTTTATACAAATATGCGAATATGAATATCGTCACGAAGGTGGAACGGGCCCATATGACGGAATCTGACTTGGATTTCCTGGGCAATGCAATAAGGCACAGAATCGTCCAGGATAACCGGGCCTTTTATCATGCCGGAACCATGTCTAAACCCGATGAGCTGGTGGTGGCTGCCGATTTTTTTCTCTCCATTGCCGGGGTCAACTGGAGCGTGGTCTCCGGGGTAGTGGATAAAACGCTGATTGTGATCCTGCGCAACGATGGCCTGCGAAAAGGTGCTGGGAAGACTGCCCAAGAGGCATTTGCCAAATTCGGGTCTGCCGGGGGACATAAAACCATGGCCAGGGCTGAATTGGATATTTCCCTGATTCGCAAAGAGATCAAGCGGGTAAACCAAAAGGCGCTGACCCAGTGGGTGGTTGAACGGATCACCCAAACCGCAGGGAAAAAAATTGAATAG
- a CDS encoding cytochrome ubiquinol oxidase subunit I, with protein sequence MDPVFLSRLQFAAATMFHFLFVPLTLGLSILIAYMETKYAWSGDKNYLRMTKFWGKLFLINFALGVVTGITLEFQFGTNWSRYSEYVGDVFGSLLAIEASAAFFLESTFIGIWIFGWNKISAKAHAGVMWVVAIAGNFSAVWILIANGFMQHPVGYDIRNGRAELTDFMAVVTNKHGLLEIIHVVPASLLLGAFFVMGISAYHLLKKQHTEIFLKSFRIALVVGLVSSLTLGFTGDMHGVNVSKHQPAKLAAMESHWETRTQAPIVMFAIPDETQEKNKIEIGSIPGVLSFLGFHDFNAEVVGLRDIPKEDRPPVLPTFVGFRTMVGLGTLFILLMIYGWIRRNKLLESPNFLKIMLWSIPLPYIAMEMGWVVSEVGRQPWIVYNLMRTSDAVSPIAGTQVMVSLTAFILVYGLLGAVGFYLIAKSVKEGPEAVTA encoded by the coding sequence ATGGATCCAGTTTTTCTGTCCAGACTGCAGTTTGCAGCAGCAACCATGTTCCATTTTCTTTTTGTTCCCTTGACCTTAGGTTTGTCCATTTTGATCGCATATATGGAGACCAAATATGCCTGGTCAGGGGACAAAAATTATTTAAGGATGACCAAATTCTGGGGGAAATTATTTCTGATTAACTTTGCCCTAGGCGTTGTCACCGGTATCACTCTGGAATTTCAATTCGGCACCAACTGGTCCCGGTACAGCGAGTATGTGGGGGATGTCTTTGGTTCCCTCTTGGCCATAGAGGCATCAGCCGCCTTTTTCCTTGAATCCACTTTTATCGGCATCTGGATTTTCGGCTGGAACAAGATTTCAGCCAAGGCCCATGCCGGTGTAATGTGGGTGGTGGCAATAGCCGGGAATTTCAGTGCAGTCTGGATTCTCATTGCCAACGGGTTCATGCAGCATCCCGTGGGTTATGATATCAGAAACGGACGTGCGGAACTAACTGATTTTATGGCTGTGGTCACCAACAAACACGGGCTTTTGGAAATTATCCATGTGGTGCCGGCATCCCTGCTTTTAGGCGCCTTTTTTGTCATGGGCATCTCTGCCTACCACCTGCTAAAAAAACAGCATACTGAAATCTTTTTAAAATCTTTCAGAATCGCTCTGGTTGTGGGCCTTGTCAGCTCACTAACTTTAGGGTTCACCGGGGATATGCATGGCGTTAATGTATCAAAACACCAGCCGGCCAAACTGGCAGCCATGGAATCCCATTGGGAAACCCGTACCCAGGCTCCCATAGTCATGTTTGCCATACCCGATGAAACCCAGGAAAAAAACAAAATCGAAATCGGCTCTATTCCAGGCGTATTAAGTTTTCTAGGTTTTCATGATTTTAATGCCGAGGTTGTTGGATTACGAGACATTCCAAAAGAGGACCGGCCGCCAGTATTGCCGACATTTGTCGGCTTCAGGACCATGGTGGGGCTTGGCACCCTGTTTATTCTTCTTATGATTTACGGCTGGATCCGACGCAACAAGCTGCTGGAAAGCCCCAATTTTCTAAAAATCATGTTATGGTCCATTCCTTTACCCTACATTGCCATGGAAATGGGATGGGTGGTTTCTGAAGTGGGACGCCAGCCCTGGATTGTTTACAATCTAATGCGCACGTCAGATGCGGTTTCCCCCATTGCAGGCACCCAGGTTATGGTATCACTTACGGCATTTATCCTGGTCTACGGTCTGCTCGGGGCTGTGGGGTTTTACCTGATTGCCAAATCCGTTAAAGAAGGCCCTGAGGCCGTTACTGCATAA